AGTGACTTTATCATCAGATTGTCCATGTGGAATTTCAATTCGAGCTGGAACATTGACAGCCGATATATATGATTTAGTCACTCTTTTTGTGTCAGTAAATGCATCAGGCAATTGATTTGCCATTTCTTGGAAATGCATTATCCTTTGAAGTTCCATGTCACATTGCTTTGTGCGAGGGTCAAGATATGATAAAGAAGGCTCATGCCATGACACATCTTTTTCCATAATCTTCTTTTCTCCCCCTAATGATGGGAAATTTGCCTCATCAAATTGGCAATCTGCTAGGCGTGCTATAAAAACATCACCTGTTAACGGTTCAAGATATCTTATAATAGATACTGACTCAAAACCAACATATATCCCTAACCTTCTTTGAGGACCCATTTTGGTCCGTTGAGGTGGTGCAATAGGGACATATACTGCACACCCAAAAATTCTCAAATGGGATATATTTGGTTCTTGACCGAAAGCAAGTTGTAGTGGAGAATATACATGATATGAACTTGGTCTCATGCGTATCAATGATCCAGCATGTAAGATTGCATGGCCCCAAACAGATACAGGAAGTTTGGTCCTCATTATCAATGGTCTAGCTACCAGTTGGAGACGTTTAATCAGTGATTCAACTAAACCATTTTGTGTATGTACATGAGCAACTGGATGCTCAACAACAATCCCTACAGACATACTATAGTCATTAAATGCTTGTAAAGTAAATTCACCAGCATTATCAAGTCTCACTTTTTTGATAGTATAATCAGGGAAATGTGCCCTTAATTTAATAATTTGGGCAAGAAATTTTGCAAAGGCCATATTACGAGTTGATAATAGGCAAACATGAGACCATTTGCTGGATGCATCTATTATGACCATAAAGTATCTAAATGGTCCAGATGGTGGGTGAATCGGTCCACATATATCACCTTGAATTCTTTCTAAAAATCTAGGTGACTCCCTTTCAACTTTCATTGGAGAATGCTTTATAATTAACTTTCCAAGGGAACAAGATGCACATGGTTTTATGCTGTTGGGTTGAGGGAACTTTTGGTCCTTCAATGGATGCCCATTCGTATTTTCAATTATCATTCGCATCATTGTTAATCCTGGGTGGCCCAACCTATCATGCCATAAATTGAATGTCCCGGGATCacaatttttttctttaattaccatatttgattcagtcatatgtatatatgtataatgaaGACCAGAATCAAGCGTTGGTAGTTTTTCAAGCACATGATTTTTGTCTATAATATACATGTATTTCTTATTTTCAATGGTCACAGTTTTTGTATCATATCCTTTGAAATATATGTCATTGAAACTGAGTAAGTTTCTATTAGACTTTGGAGAAAACAAGGCATTTTCTATACAAAAGCTTGTACCATTTGGTAATATAAAATGGGCTTTCCTGGTTCCCTCTATCATGTCTGCAGGACCTGATATTGTATGTATGATTGTTTTTGTTGGtactaattttgaaaaatatttctttgatTTCAGAATAGTATGTGTACTACCACTATCTGCTATACAAAGATCTCCAATCTTTTCTTGGTGTTGCGCTCCAGTTGGACTCATATTAAACTTCACATATGAAAGGAATAATAAGTgaataaacataataattattattattaaaaagaaagTTCATTTATTGAAGGAAAGGCATTACAAACGAAGGAAAAACAGTTTTACTAGAACAATAATagatttttttttagtttatgtCTTCCATGTCATTGCAGAAATCAGCAACATTTAGCGGAGTGAATTCAACATTATCAATGAGGTTTgcttcttttccttttcctttaatgAACTCTTGATAAAGTCGACAAAGATGTGCAGGTGTGCGACAGGTCCTGGACCAATGGCCTGAGCTACCACATCTATAACATGAACCATCTGATTTTTGTGACGTCCCAACATCATGCTTTGACACTTTGGTCTTATCTTTTGTATGGACATTGCTTCTTTGTGAAGATTGGTAATTATGTCTTTTCTGGCCACGACCACGATTATTACCTTGTCCACGACCAAAATTATGGTTCTGATTATGGCTTTGGTTTCGATTAAAATAGCCACGACCTCATCCTCGGCCACGACCACGCCCTCGTCCACGTGTATTGTTTCGATTACCATCAGTATTTGTAGCATTTGCTTCAGGAAGTGCTACTGATCCTGTTGGACGAGATTCATGGTTTTTCATCAAGAGCTCGTTGTTTTGCTCTGCAACAAGCAGGCATGCATTTAGTTCAGAATATCTTGTGAACTTTTGCATTCGATATTGTTGCATCAAGGTAATGTTTGttgcatgaaatgtggagtaagtTTTCTCCAACATATCTTCATCAGTAACTTCTTGTCCACAATACTTGAGTTGTGAACATATTCTGAACAAAGCTGAGTTGTATTCATTCACTTTCTTGAAGTCTTGAAACCTCAGTGTTCTCCATTCATCTCTAGCATTTGGAAGTATAACTTCCTTTTGATGATCAAATCTTTCTTTCAAAAGATTCCAGAGAATACTTGGATCAGTAACATCAAGATATTCAAATCTTAACATTTCATCAATATGCTTACGAAGGAAAACTTGTGCTTTTGCTTTGTCTTATGCCAAGCAATTATTAAATTCGTATATAGCATTTGAGATTCCCATGGACTCAAGATGCATTTTTACATCTATCATCCATGGCACATAGTTTTTTCCACTAACTTCAAGTGCTGCAAACTCGAGCTTTGCAATGTTGGACATAATGTAACtataaattttaaacaaaataaaaataaaataaaattagaatccatttatttcaataaatattacacaaaaaagaAGCGGTAAAGCTAACATTGTATACAAGCCTAAAAGTAGATGAAATTTCATATTATCTTCGATGTTAAGAATTGAGATGAGAAGTAACATGACTATTATAGTCATAATTATCACAAAAGGGTGAATCATCTTGAAgcttgatttcttgaaattgattTGTTTGATAGAAAAGAGAAAATATTTGTTGTGGGTAAAATAAACAGGGTAAATATGTTTATTTATAGTAAAAAATATAGCCGTTGTTTTTACTGTTTATAACCGTTACATATATATATTCGTTGTGTGTATATGTATTCTATAAATCATCTAATAACACTTATAACCAATACATAACCTTACATGggaaacataaataaatattagtaaatgtttaaataaaattaagaagagtgtctaaaatataaataaacattgacatgtataaataaatataatttaaatgtTAGTATGTATAAATAAAAGTTAGTTGTATAATGTAAATGTTAGTTtgcataaataaaagttagttgCATAATGTAAATGTTAGTTTGCATAAATAAAAATTAGTTGCATAATGTAAATGTTAATATGCATAAAAATTAGAATACATAAAGAAATGTTAgaataagaaataaaaaaaaattgttagtaGTCCATAATGTCCATaatgtataatttttttaattcattagtattattgttattttaataTGATGgaggtttttataattaatattgtttttACTAAGTAATACATACCTTGATTAAAATAGATGTGATTTCCACTTGTTTAATAATCTTGATAAGAGCTTTCGTGCTGATAACGTGTTATAAATTCAACGTGATTAAGATATGtaaaaaaaacaaactaaaaCAACATACGTAAAGAAACTTGATGGAGAAGAAGATTTAGAAAGATATCAGATATTTTATCTTTGTGAAATTGTTGCATCTTATTCTTACAAgagcatgttatatatatacaacaAAACTACCTATCATACGTCATATAAATAGTATGACATGATATCTTTTACCAATTCACCAATTATTGGTGTCATTCACAATATGAAATTGTTGCATCTTATTCTTACAAgagcatgttatatatatacaacaAAACTACCTATCATACGTCATATAAATAGTATGACATGATATCTTTTACCAATTCACCAATTATTGGTGTCATTCACAATATGAAATTGTTGCATCTTATTCTTACAAgagcatgttatatatatacaacaAAACTACCTATCATACGTCATATAAATAGTATGACATGATATCTTTTACCAATTCACCAATTATTGGTGTCATTCACAATAAtttacaacatatatatatatatatatatatatatatatatatatatatatatatatatatatatatatatatatatatatatatatatatatatatatatatatatatatatatatatgaaaagatGGTGCAAAAAAAATATTGCAtatataaaagttatgattgaTAATTTGCCTAAAAACACCAAAGATTTAAATGAAACATATGGTTGGGTTGTTTTGTCAGAATCAAGAAGAGTTAAAAAGAACATTTCTATTATTTGGTTGTTTTATTTATAATACCAAAAAATATAAAGGTCATATTTTGTAATTTGGATTTCAATTCATTAAAATCAAGAAGTACGAATTAAAACCTAAGTGCTTTAAAgtattaaaaaatacataaaaaagaattataaaaaTATTCTATGATCATTATAAAAAAAGGGGCCCaattgaataataaaaaatataagaaATAGAGAAAATGCATACCATCATATTAAAAAAGTTGATTTAAGAGATTCGAACCAACATAATTGAAAGTGAAGCGCCTAAAACAACAGCTCGTAAACATCTCAACAACCGAAACTTTCGTAAATAATTTtctaaaatgtatatatatatatatatatatatatatatatatatatatatatatatatatatatatatatatatatatatatatatataatgaaaagaaattaattttggggCCACAAATCGTTGTGAGGCCCGGGGCCGTCACCCAGCTTGCCCGCCCTATTGGGTCGGCCCTGAACCTAAGTCCCACTTTTATCCATTGAATAAAACCCAAATCGTTGCAATGAAGGTTTAATGTGTAGTGTGTTTTACGTCCGGATGCTAGAGAGAATTTTAAATAGAGaaaggagtgagagagagagagaatagagaAAGGGGAAGAGGGTTGTGATCCTCGGTGAGTGTATGTGACGATCAAAGGTGAAGACGGAAAGAAGAGCAATGATCAATTTCTTGGGATGATACGAATTGATTATGAATTGGCTTTAGAGAAAAGTAAAGTTTTTTGTACGAATTGATCTCCAGACTTATTTTTTTTTGCTTTATAGGGGCACAATGTACATTTTTTTGGTCTAAAAGGTCACTGAACCGACTATTATAGGTTGATAATGACTAAAAGAGCAGGTCATATCCTAGTTTAGGGACCCATAAAGCCCAACAAAAACTTTAGGGACTCAACGGGTAAACCCTAGAAAGTTCGTAGGACATTTGTGTCATTTTCCCATAGAGAAATGGTAGAAGGTGAGGGAAAGAAAAAGATTTCCGGTGAATTCGTGTATGTCGAGAAAGGAAGAAGTTGGGGATGCTGTGTATTTCCGGCAAGCTATTGTGCACCTCCGACAAGTCGACAACAAAGGTGACATTCTAATGGTGGTGTAATGTACGGATGCATGTATGGTGTTCTTAAGAGTCTAAGTGATTGTAAAATGACACACCATTTATCCTTCCTATTAATTTAATGAATGTATGGTTATTTGAATCAAATCTGGTTATGTAAACCATCGATGTGCTTGGGTAAAGTTCGAGGTACCATGAAATGCTAATGGATTTGGGAGAACAAGGGGCTGTAATATGTGGGTGTATGTGTGAACCTTGTTTTATACATACGTATTCCGGTGAGGTCGTGTAGCTCcgacaaccaaagagcatcagaAGCATTAATCAGAGGTGTGATGGGGAAGGGCTTAACCCCGTTTGTTCTTCATCGTTGTTGAAGGGGTGTTACTCGCCAGAGATGGCTGCATCAGTGACTAGTGAAGTCAACCTTGACTGGTGCGCTGGAGATGGAGGCAATAGGTAATTTTCCTTTGTCTTTGATTTGTTCTCGAATTATGTTAGATTTTAGCTATTGGGCTGATTTTATGAATAAACCCTTTATGGGCTAATAAATCGGATTGTTCTGATGACTAGTATTTGGGCTTGGAGATTTGGGTTTTATCGATAGTTAAATTAATACAGATTAATTAAGATATCAAATGATaggaaatattttttaaatatgatttgttttaattatttataagatCAATTTATGGAATaagattataaatatataataactaCCGAGTAAGATTAGGTGAAaatgattaaatataatttacTTGATCGGTTGGTTAATTATCAATTATGTATCTTATTTAAGGGTTAGATTAATCCTGATGATTAAGAATGAGATAGGCTGAACCTGAAAATTTAGACACATAATCAAGTGCGGACCAATTGTTATTAAGGAAATAACAATGAATAAGAGAGATATTATGAAGTATTACTAAGTGATATTCGAGATATGAACTAAGTAGATATTAATGTTATGGGATGTAGGTGTTCAGGGAGGGGGACAACCATCTTTACCACTCCGGTGGTTTTAATCTGAGTTTCATGTTCGGGTGAGTCTCCTTACTGTACTTTTTGGTCAAAGGCATCAATGTCGTCCCAGTAGATTATGTATGTAggatgttagttgtctttgtgaatcttgcatgtgtttgtatgtataccagACATGCCCCGATGTCAGGCGGAACCTGATGAATATGTTGGGGGGACCACAGGTTACTGACAGATCTGTATTGGGCGGCGCCCGATGAATGCCAGGTAAGGCCTgatgtatgtatggtatatggtattttggggaactcgctaaactTTTTGCTTACGATTTCATGTTTATAGTTTCAAGTACTTTTGGTTCCAAGGGGAAGGGCTTGTCGTGATCGTACCGCGTCCACCAGTGTTTCGTATGATTTGATTTGTTTTGTACCCTAATAATTATACgacatgttttatacatgttttatattCTTATGGGATTTCTAAATTGAATTAATggttgtttataaatttaaagaaaaactttcacttaGAATTTTTTGGACGTTAGAAGAGTATACCTCACAGACACAAGCAGGGTAAGGTAAGGATTCAATAACATTAATATTTGATTTATCAATCTCTAGACCCTTGGATGAGACAATGTGAACGGGTATGAGACCTTGATCAACCATGAAATGACATTTTTCATAATTTAAAACAAGGTTAATGTCAATGTATCTATCAAAAAAATTGTCAAGTTACCTAAACACTCTTTAAAGGAATTACCATGTACAATGAAATCATCTATGAAATTGGATCCTCCGATAAGCAAAGGTGCTTAAGGGAGAAGTAAAGGAGGTCTTTTCATGGTCTTTAGTGACGGAACCCATAATACCCATCAAGATAACAGTAATGGGTCTTTCCCACTAATCTTTCCAACATTTGATCAATAAAGGGTAGcgggaaataatatttattagtaGCATTATTTAGTATTCTATAATCAATACAAACTCGCCATCTGTTTTGCACATGGGTGAGGATTAATTTACCTTGGGCGTTTTCAGAAACGGTAATACCTAACTTTTTAGGTACTACTTGAACCAGGATTACATATTTGTTATCCAAGACTAGGTAAATCATTCCCACTTTCAAGAGCTTCAAGATCTCTTTCTTGACCACTTCCATCATTGGTGGGTTTAGTCTCCTTTGATCATCTTTTGTTGGCTTGTAATGATCATCTATAAAGATTTTATGCATGCAAAGTGATCGGCTCAATCCCTTGATATCAGCTATGGTCTATTTGATTGCTCCTTTGTATCCCTTTTAAGGTGGTCACCAACTCTTTTTCCTCTTATTTTGATAACTTGATAGAAATGATCACCAGTTAGGTCTCTTTGTCACCTAATAAGAATATTTAAGGTGATCGAGAAGTGTATTCAACTCTAGAAGTGGTGCCTACACATTACAAGAAAGCAATTTTTCATTAGTAATTGGTAATTTCAGTTTTAACTACTCACCTTTCATATTCTTTCTTTCCATGCATGTGGCAATGTCCCCCAAATCTTCTCCTAAGACAAACTCTCTTGATAAATCCATGGTTGTGTTTTCATCTTAGTTCTTATTTAAAACTAATGCTACCAACTCTTTATCACTAACATCAAAACATTGATCAAATAGTGGTTCAATCATATCAATAAATTTAAGAGCATGAATATGACTTGGATATTACATAACCTTATAGATGTTGAAATTTATAACCACCCTCAAACTCCATAAATATAGTGTCGTTATAGACATCTATTTTGTTTTTATGTTTCCATAAAGGGCCTCCCCAAAAGTATGGAGCTTGGATTGGGATTTTCATCATCACCCATGTCTAATACATAAAAGTAGGCTGGAAAAACAAGCTCATTGACTTTCACTAATATGTCCTCTAATACACCCTTAGGATGTACTATAGATCAGTCGGCAAGTTGAATGATAAACCTGGTTTTTGGTAAATATCCACATCATATTTATTTATAGCAAGAATATGACAAAATATTAATGGAAGCTGAGTTCAAGCATTGTGCGGGTTACATGAAGATTACCCAACTTGCAAGGAACCGTGAAAACTCTTGGGTCTTTGCATTTTTGGGGCAATCTCTTTTGTAAAACCGTGGATATATTTTCCTAGACTTTTACGATGTCATTCCCTTTTAATTGATTTTTATATGTGCAAATTTCAGTAAGGATCTTTGCATATCTACAAACTTGTTTGATAGCATCGATAAGGGGAATGTTAACCTTAACTTTTCTTAACATTTCCATTATTTCATTATCTTCTAGCTCTTTATTTTAGTATACAAATCTTCCGAGAAGTGGAAGTGGTGTGACTCTTCATGGTCAACCTGAAATTTAGGACCATCATATCTCTTTCCACCTCTTAGTGTGATGGCACAAACCTTGTGCATCAAGTTGCTTTTATTTTGGGTGGGCAACTTTCCTTGAGATTCCAATTTTCTAACGGATGTAGCAATTTATGACATTTGCTGCTCTAAGTTCTTTATTCTTACCTTTGTCTCCTTTTGGAATGATTAGGTGCTAGTTTTCAAGATCTTGACTATGTCCTCCAAGGACATACTTGATGAACCCGTTTATTGAGGAGGATGGTGTGGTTGCCTTGGCTTAAAATTCTTAAGTTGGAATGGTGGCCTTCGTTGATATGGAGGCGGTTATCTTTGTTGATAACACATATTTTGATTATTGTTCCACCCTTGATTGTCGTAGGGTTGATCAAAATTCCTCTGGTTTTTCTTGTGATATCCTCCTATTGCTTGCATTTATTCCATATCTTCTTGTAATTGTGGCCATATATCAATTGAATATCCCACTTGAGTGCAAATAACGAAAGGGCGAGGTGTGGCATGCACATACTTATCTTTAGCAAGCATCATGACCACCTTTGAAATATCGGATAACTGAGCGGGAATTTGAGGGGTATGCGCCTCTTTTACAACTTGGATTGCATCCATGTACTATTCTTCATCATGTGTAGAATTATTGGAGCCTTTTTGATAAGATTGCGGATCTCGGTTGAGGTCTTACTGATAAATACCCTCTACTTGAGGCATTAAATAGCCTCCTTTCCCAAGGAGTCATGCCTTCAATGAAGTATTGGAGGAGTTGATATTCACTGATTCAGTGTTAAGGGCAAGGGCATAAAAGATTTTTAAACCTTTCCCGATGTGTGTGGAAGGCTTCTCTCCTGTATTTCTTGATTTTTATGACCACCCTTCTCAAGGATGAAGCTTTCATATCAGGAAAGTACTTGTCCAAGAAAAATCGTGCAAGGCCTACCCATGTAGTGACCATCTCCAATGGGAGGTCATGGAGATGATCTTTTACTACATTTTGCACCACAAAGGGGAATGCCTTATGCTTGATTTGGTCCTTCGTGACATTGTGTGGTTTTATGCCAACACATACAACATGGAACTTGGTGAGGAACTTGTTGGGATGTTTATTTTCGAGCCCTTTAAAAGATGGTATGAGGTGTATAAATCTAGATTTCTATTCGAGCTTGGTTGAAGCCCGAAAGGTGATGGATAGAGGTAATTAAGTAGCCTCTTGCCTCACCCGTTGGCAAAGGGTTTGCTCGGGTGGTTGATTTGGCAGACTATTGTGTGACATAAGTTTTATGGAGTTGGTGTTTCAATAGATGTAGGGTGTGGGATGTTGTGAGTGGTGAACAAGGTGGAGTCGTGTTTCTAGGTGATGAGGGTTAAGGTGAGAGTGAGGGGGTTTCTTTTTGATATACTTGAGAGGGGTACTTCCTCCCAAATGTTTATTATCGAAGGAGTGGATGACAAAGAAGTCCTGGAATCTGGTTGCTTCTTTCGAAGCTTGGCTTGCTTTTGTAACCTTTTTGCAGTCTTCTTTCTCTATGTGTAAACTGGTAATGGCACACCTGTATGAGAAGATCTTAACATAAACAGTTAATAATATCGTTTCCCCGACAACGACGCCAATTTGTTGGTGGTTAAATCCAGCAAAATAAATTATCAAAATGTGATAAATGACGAACCAACTTGGACACGTTAAGGTTTAGTATGAATGGAAGTAAGGTTTGTGTCCTCAAGGAAACTTTTTAACAAATTTTACCAAAGATATTCAGTTACAAGTATGACTGACACTTAAACGAATAAAAACAAGGGGGGTTGATTTTAGAAACTACTATTACTAGCATGAAGTGTATTAAAACTaaattcaaataataaaaaacatTCCAAAATAATGGTTATTTTTTATGAATCAAGTTATGATCATCAATAATTATGGTGAGATGATCTTATACATAATGAATTGTATTGACACGTGATATTAAGTTGTTCTAACCAAATGCAGTTCATTGATTAAACCTAATAAGTAACACTAAAATTCTAGCAATTTTGATCTTAGAATGCACATTGCAATGATATTTTTGGAAGCGTCAATTATAATAAACCATTCACACCGTTCAAAATGTTTAATTATAGTGTATGAATctataatttaatttaattcataGACTACAGCAACACCATTAATTGTTCGCAAGAACGTTATTAGCAAATTAACGAAGTGTTCAATTTCTTTAACAATCTAACATGTTTTCGAACAAAATCTAGAATTGGATACAAGAAAACATACAAAAAAATCATTCGAGTAGATCTAACATAATTACTTCACATAAAAGTTTGAATCTTAAGACTTACAATACTTCAATAGATAAACCATGATGTTGGAATCTGTGAGATTTAGCCACACATAATGACTAAATCTTAAAATAATCTAAGAAACACATGTAAAAACAAACAtacaattaaaagaaattaatgtTCTTGACTTGAAGTAGATGAATTCTCCTTCAAAAAGCTCCACAAAATGAATTGCGTGGTCCAAATGTCCCAAAAATCGTGTTTAAAGGAAGTGTGTATAAGCAGTTTTCGCATCGACACGATCGTATTACTAGACAGGCTAAAATCAGCACGACCGTGTGTTCCATAAAAAGTGTTGAGAATCTGCCTTAGCATAGCCACATGACATTCCTTTGCAAAACTCACCACGACTATGTTGAGCTGTTGTCTTACATTTTCCTACTTTAACTTCAATATCTAAAATCATCTCTCGATCTTTGATATCGCTAAAGTTAGTCATATATTCTAAgcaatattttaatacattttgcTACATTTTGGTTATTTATTAAGATATTAGGTACTTATTATGTGTGAAATCTATTTTGTAGCCAAAATGAAATTCTCAATGAAAAAGAAGCAAGTTGGAC
The genomic region above belongs to Lactuca sativa cultivar Salinas chromosome 4, Lsat_Salinas_v11, whole genome shotgun sequence and contains:
- the LOC111894389 gene encoding uncharacterized protein LOC111894389; translated protein: MLRFEYLDVTDPSILWNLLKERFDHQKEVILPNARDEWRTLRFQDFKKVNEYNSALFRICSQLKYCGQEVTDEDMLEKTYSTFHATNITLMQQYRMQKFTRYSELNACLLVAEQNNELLMKNHESRPTGSVALPEANATNTDGNNRGRGQKRHNYQSSQRSNVHTKDKTKVSKHDVGTSQKSDGSCYRCGSSGHWSRTCRTPAHLCRLYQEFIKGKGKEANLIDNVEFTPLNVADFCNDMEDIN